The Denitrificimonas caeni genome has a segment encoding these proteins:
- the recX gene encoding recombination regulator RecX: MLDTPVSIRRAAMNLLARREHGHVELARKLLLRGADADMIEVELQRLTEDGLLSEQRYLESYIRSRANAGRGPMRIREELTQRGLQRGDVEQALNAADIDWDENMRELWQRRFAGQVVDLKDKAKQSRFLAQRGYEADAVRRLLDKQGWTNAQEFSD; the protein is encoded by the coding sequence ATGCTAGATACTCCTGTTTCTATTCGCCGTGCCGCAATGAATTTATTGGCGCGCCGTGAGCATGGGCATGTTGAGTTGGCGCGCAAATTACTTTTGCGTGGCGCTGATGCCGATATGATTGAAGTAGAATTACAGCGTCTGACCGAAGATGGTTTGTTATCTGAGCAGCGCTACTTGGAAAGCTATATCCGCAGTCGTGCCAATGCAGGGCGCGGGCCGATGCGTATCCGTGAAGAGTTGACGCAGCGTGGCTTACAGCGCGGTGATGTTGAGCAGGCGTTAAATGCTGCGGATATTGACTGGGATGAAAACATGCGCGAGCTGTGGCAACGGCGTTTCGCTGGGCAAGTCGTTGATTTAAAAGATAAGGCCAAACAGAGTCGTTTTTTAGCGCAGCGAGGTTATGAGGCGGATGCTGTTCGACGCTTATTGGATAAGCAGGGCTGGACAAATGCTCAAGAATTTTCCGACTAG
- the recA gene encoding recombinase RecA yields MDENKKKALSAALGQIERQFGKGAVMRMGDHERVAIPAISTGSLGLDIALGIGGLPKGRIVEIYGPESSGKTTLTLEVIAQAQKAGATCAFIDAEHALDPEYAGKLGVKIDDLYVSQPDTGEQALEIADMLVRSNAMDVIVIDSVAALVPKAEIEGDMGDTHVGLQARLMSQALRKITGNIKNANCLVIFINQIRMKIGVMFGSPETTTGGNALKFYSSVRLDIRRIGAVKEGDEIVGNETRVKVVKNKVAAPFRQAEFQILYGKGIYRNGEIIDLGVQQGLIEKAGAWYSHKGVRMGQGKANSARYLEENPEICQAIEQQIREQLLAPTTPSNKPEAAPELEVAEDAKK; encoded by the coding sequence TGGACGAGAACAAGAAAAAAGCTTTATCAGCTGCGCTTGGTCAAATTGAGCGTCAGTTTGGTAAGGGTGCAGTTATGCGCATGGGTGATCATGAGCGTGTTGCTATCCCCGCGATCTCTACCGGCTCATTAGGTCTTGATATTGCGCTTGGTATAGGTGGTTTACCCAAAGGTCGCATTGTTGAGATTTATGGCCCAGAGTCTTCTGGTAAAACAACGCTAACTTTAGAAGTGATTGCGCAAGCACAAAAAGCCGGCGCAACCTGTGCTTTTATTGATGCTGAGCATGCCCTGGACCCAGAGTATGCGGGCAAGCTTGGGGTGAAAATCGACGATCTGTACGTGTCACAACCAGATACGGGTGAGCAAGCTTTAGAAATTGCCGACATGCTGGTGCGCTCTAATGCCATGGATGTGATTGTTATTGACTCTGTAGCAGCGCTGGTGCCCAAAGCCGAGATTGAAGGCGATATGGGTGATACCCACGTTGGTTTGCAGGCACGACTCATGAGTCAAGCACTACGTAAAATCACTGGTAATATCAAAAACGCGAACTGTTTAGTCATCTTTATTAACCAGATTCGCATGAAGATTGGCGTGATGTTTGGTAGCCCAGAAACGACCACCGGTGGTAATGCGCTGAAGTTTTACTCATCTGTGCGTTTAGATATTCGCCGTATTGGTGCAGTCAAAGAAGGCGACGAGATTGTCGGTAATGAAACTCGCGTTAAAGTGGTAAAAAACAAAGTGGCTGCGCCGTTCCGCCAAGCAGAGTTCCAGATTTTGTATGGCAAAGGTATTTACCGTAACGGTGAAATTATTGATTTAGGTGTGCAGCAAGGTTTGATTGAAAAAGCTGGCGCTTGGTACAGCCATAAAGGTGTACGCATGGGGCAAGGTAAAGCCAATTCGGCGCGATATTTGGAAGAGAATCCAGAAATATGCCAGGCTATTGAGCAGCAAATTCGTGAGCAATTGCTGGCGCCAACCACGCCAAGTAATAAGCCTGAAGCAGCGCCTGAGTTGGAAGTGGCTGAGGATGCTAAAAAGTAA